One Gammaproteobacteria bacterium DNA segment encodes these proteins:
- the rsmI gene encoding 16S rRNA (cytidine(1402)-2'-O)-methyltransferase — protein sequence MEQGVLYVVATPLGNLGDFSARAQETLAGVALIAAEDTRHSGWLLRHFGITTPLIALHEHNERERSAELIARLQRGDALALISDAGTPLISDPGYTLVRAAHTAQIRVCPVPGPSALIAALSASGLPSDRFVFEGFLPPRAAARRTQLEAVRHEQRTLIFYEAPHRLLDCLSDMRTVFGIEREAVLAREITKLFETIRHDSLQGLHDFVGADPQQQQGECVILVHGAPAPLASGHDHETLLRALLTELPVKQAARLAAAISGARKNDLYDLALRLK from the coding sequence ATCGAACAAGGTGTACTGTACGTGGTCGCGACACCTCTCGGCAACCTTGGCGATTTCAGCGCCAGGGCACAGGAGACGCTGGCCGGCGTGGCCCTGATCGCCGCAGAAGATACCCGCCACAGCGGCTGGCTCCTGCGCCATTTTGGCATCACTACCCCGCTCATTGCGCTGCATGAACATAATGAACGTGAACGCAGCGCCGAACTGATTGCCAGGCTCCAGCGCGGCGATGCGCTGGCGTTGATCTCCGATGCCGGCACCCCGCTCATATCCGACCCCGGCTACACCCTGGTACGCGCGGCGCATACCGCACAGATACGGGTCTGCCCGGTGCCCGGCCCCAGCGCCCTCATCGCTGCGCTCTCCGCCTCTGGCCTGCCGTCTGACCGCTTTGTGTTTGAAGGATTCCTGCCGCCACGCGCAGCGGCGCGGCGCACCCAGCTCGAAGCAGTGCGGCATGAACAACGCACGCTGATTTTCTATGAAGCACCGCACCGCCTGCTCGACTGCCTCAGCGACATGCGCACTGTGTTCGGTATCGAGCGGGAAGCCGTGTTGGCACGTGAGATCACCAAGCTGTTTGAAACCATCCGCCACGACAGTCTGCAAGGTCTGCATGATTTTGTCGGCGCCGACCCGCAGCAGCAGCAAGGCGAATGCGTCATCCTGGTACACGGTGCGCCCGCTCCGCTCGCCTCCGGGCATGACCACGAAACACTGCTGCGCGCACTGCTGACCGAACTCCCGGTGAAACAGGCCGCCCGGCTCGCCGCCGCCATCAGCGGTGCCAGAAAAAATGATCTCTACGACCTTGCGCTACGGTTAAAATAG
- a CDS encoding penicillin-binding protein activator, with the protein MNVTPLKPAMALWLALLLTGCDGLPHRVAGGPAPQQPPAVTAQQAQALESVGDFQRAAAVWEQLASVTPPPQRDVYRLDAAHAWLRAGEPQRARAVLQALDSKGLAAAVWVRRQLIEARIALAESDGPAALGALQGLTAPAEAQSLQVEIHVLRAEAHARLNQRLASARERVALEPLLTDALARRDNQRAIVASLADTPGTELAEAARHTGDALGGWAELVGIARSTAQSSVFRQKIAEWRTRHRTHPVTEETLAALRTLVLYDAAAITPSPSLSSEPVLSFPIQTSVDANFPIALMLPLTGPLAAAGNAVREGFMAAANAQGAAASVRVYDVGVGSGTDAALEVLSVYQQARQEGAAFAVGPLAKEGVKVLYALGTLPLPTLALNYNEDSTATPGNLYEFGLAPEDEARQAAERAWLDGRSRVLVLTPEGEWGDRILRAFREHLERLGGLVVAQQSYPAEGQDFSGPIRKLLGYRPAPANDKRAKPSRRRDADAIFVVALPRQARIIHPQLRYYYAFDLPVYSTSHLYSGKPDPVADIDLDGILFSDMPWVLTDTPRKALSDALLAQKGDSFYALRRLYALGVDAYRVIAHLPRLQGAASERFEGETGSLRLDGVRRVHRQPIWARFENGVPYVVDTGAGPAR; encoded by the coding sequence GTGAATGTTACACCTTTAAAGCCGGCGATGGCGTTGTGGCTGGCGTTGCTGCTGACGGGCTGCGACGGGTTGCCGCACCGTGTGGCGGGGGGGCCTGCACCGCAACAGCCACCCGCAGTGACGGCCCAGCAGGCGCAGGCGCTTGAAAGTGTCGGCGATTTTCAGCGCGCGGCGGCGGTGTGGGAACAGCTCGCCTCCGTTACGCCGCCACCTCAGCGCGATGTCTATCGCCTGGATGCGGCCCATGCCTGGTTGCGTGCCGGTGAACCGCAGCGTGCGCGGGCGGTGTTGCAAGCGCTCGACAGCAAAGGGCTGGCGGCGGCAGTGTGGGTGCGACGGCAGCTGATCGAGGCACGTATCGCGCTGGCGGAGAGTGACGGCCCGGCGGCGCTGGGCGCTTTACAAGGGCTGACTGCCCCCGCCGAGGCGCAGTCGTTGCAGGTGGAAATTCATGTGTTACGGGCCGAGGCCCATGCACGGTTGAATCAGCGCCTGGCGTCGGCACGTGAACGGGTGGCGCTGGAGCCGCTGCTGACAGATGCCCTGGCGCGGCGTGACAACCAGCGCGCCATTGTCGCCAGTCTGGCGGATACACCCGGTACCGAGCTGGCTGAGGCGGCACGCCACACAGGCGATGCCCTGGGTGGCTGGGCGGAGCTGGTGGGTATCGCGCGCTCTACGGCACAGAGTTCCGTTTTCAGGCAGAAAATTGCCGAATGGCGCACACGTCACCGCACGCATCCTGTGACGGAAGAGACACTGGCTGCACTGCGCACGCTGGTGCTCTATGATGCAGCCGCCATTACACCGTCGCCCAGCTTATCTTCAGAGCCGGTGTTGTCTTTTCCGATCCAGACCAGCGTCGATGCGAATTTTCCGATAGCCTTGATGCTGCCGCTCACCGGCCCGTTGGCGGCCGCGGGCAATGCCGTACGTGAAGGGTTTATGGCGGCGGCCAATGCACAGGGCGCAGCTGCGTCGGTGCGCGTTTACGACGTGGGCGTCGGCAGCGGCACGGACGCAGCGCTGGAGGTGCTGTCGGTGTACCAGCAGGCGCGTCAGGAGGGTGCGGCATTCGCCGTCGGGCCTCTTGCCAAGGAAGGTGTCAAGGTGCTTTATGCCCTGGGCACGCTGCCATTGCCAACACTGGCGCTGAATTACAACGAGGACAGTACGGCGACGCCGGGGAATCTCTATGAATTCGGTCTCGCGCCCGAGGATGAGGCCCGTCAGGCCGCCGAACGGGCCTGGCTGGATGGCCGCAGCCGCGTGCTGGTGCTGACCCCGGAGGGCGAATGGGGCGATCGTATCCTGCGCGCCTTCCGTGAGCATCTGGAGCGGCTCGGTGGGCTGGTGGTTGCGCAGCAGTCCTACCCGGCTGAGGGACAGGATTTCAGCGGCCCGATTCGCAAGCTGCTCGGCTATCGCCCGGCGCCGGCCAATGACAAGCGTGCCAAGCCATCCCGTCGGCGCGATGCAGATGCCATTTTTGTGGTAGCGCTGCCGCGGCAGGCGCGCATTATTCATCCGCAGTTGCGCTATTATTACGCCTTCGATCTGCCGGTGTATTCCACCTCGCACCTTTACAGCGGCAAGCCGGATCCGGTGGCGGACATTGATCTGGACGGCATTCTGTTCAGTGACATGCCGTGGGTGCTGACGGATACACCACGCAAGGCGCTGAGCGACGCGCTGCTGGCACAAAAAGGTGATTCTTTTTATGCGCTGCGACGCCTGTATGCACTCGGCGTAGATGCCTATCGCGTGATCGCCCACCTGCCGCGATTGCAGGGTGCGGCCTCGGAGCGGTTCGAGGGTGAGACCGGCAGCCTGCGGCTGGATGGCGTGCGTCGGGTGCACCGGCAGCCGATCTGGGCGCGGTTTGAAAACGGTGTGCCGTACGTGGTCGATACCGGCGCTGGCCCGGCCCGCTGA
- a CDS encoding YraN family protein, protein MAAVQNARAERGQRAEAGACAHLQRQGLRLVERNYRCSRGEIDLIMRDQETLVFVEVRYRASRRFGGAAASVDTRKQARLIAAALHYLQQHPAAGRRPCRFDVMAVVPGEGSAAMECEWIRSAFEAE, encoded by the coding sequence ATGGCAGCAGTACAGAATGCGCGCGCAGAACGCGGCCAACGTGCCGAAGCCGGGGCCTGCGCCCATTTGCAGCGTCAGGGGTTGCGGCTGGTGGAGCGCAATTACCGCTGCTCACGGGGCGAGATTGATCTCATCATGCGTGACCAGGAAACGCTGGTGTTTGTGGAAGTGCGTTACCGCGCGAGCAGACGTTTTGGCGGTGCCGCCGCCAGCGTGGATACACGCAAGCAAGCTCGCTTGATCGCTGCTGCGTTACACTACCTGCAGCAGCATCCGGCTGCAGGCAGACGACCCTGCCGCTTTGACGTGATGGCCGTCGTTCCCGGCGAGGGAAGTGCTGCAATGGAGTGTGAATGGATACGGAGTGCCTTTGAGGCGGAATAA
- a CDS encoding phosphoheptose isomerase, with product MDMVERVKHSFQHSIETKQQSLEVLAGPVARAAEMLTRCLLHERKVLSCGNGGSAGDAQIFSSEMLNRFEQERPGLPAIALTTDSSTLTSIANDYQFADIFSRQVRALGQPGDVLLAISTGGNSANMVSAVVAAHDRGMVVVALTGRDGGEMAGLLGEGDVELRVPSQSTARIQEVHLLIIHCLCDLIDCQLLGQEA from the coding sequence ATGGACATGGTTGAGCGCGTTAAGCACAGTTTTCAGCACAGCATCGAGACCAAGCAGCAGTCGCTGGAAGTGCTTGCCGGGCCGGTGGCGCGCGCCGCAGAGATGCTGACTCGATGCCTGTTGCACGAGCGCAAGGTATTGAGTTGCGGCAACGGCGGTTCGGCCGGAGATGCCCAGATATTTTCTTCCGAGATGCTGAATCGCTTTGAGCAGGAGCGCCCCGGATTGCCCGCGATAGCACTGACCACAGACAGCTCCACGCTGACCTCGATTGCCAATGACTACCAGTTTGCCGATATTTTTTCCCGCCAGGTGCGAGCCCTGGGCCAGCCAGGAGATGTGCTGCTCGCCATCAGTACCGGCGGCAATTCGGCCAATATGGTGAGCGCGGTAGTGGCGGCGCACGACCGTGGCATGGTTGTGGTCGCGCTGACAGGGCGAGATGGCGGCGAGATGGCGGGGCTGCTGGGCGAGGGCGATGTTGAACTGCGCGTACCGTCACAATCCACGGCGCGTATCCAGGAAGTACACTTACTGATTATTCATTGTCTGTGCGATCTTATCGATTGCCAGTTACTCGGACAGGAGGCCTGA
- a CDS encoding BON domain-containing protein → MYVRILACVMAVSAAVLQGCAGVVVAGGAAGASVAHDQRTAGSVVEDQAIEFKVANVIRGDQELNEQSHINVTSYNGLVLLSGETPTEALRKRAEEHARNTQKVKKVYNELVLAAPSSLVSRSGDTVLTAKVKTRMVAEKNFDATRIKVVTENGVVYLMGLVQRATAAIATQIASETGGVQRVVTLYEYTD, encoded by the coding sequence ATGTATGTCAGAATTTTAGCGTGTGTCATGGCGGTGAGCGCCGCTGTGTTGCAGGGTTGTGCGGGAGTGGTGGTGGCGGGCGGAGCCGCGGGTGCCTCAGTGGCGCATGATCAGCGCACGGCAGGCTCGGTGGTGGAAGACCAGGCGATAGAGTTCAAGGTGGCCAATGTGATCCGGGGCGACCAGGAGCTTAATGAGCAGAGCCATATCAATGTCACCAGCTACAACGGTCTGGTGCTGTTGAGTGGTGAGACGCCTACCGAAGCCTTGCGCAAACGCGCCGAAGAGCATGCGCGCAATACCCAGAAGGTGAAAAAGGTCTATAACGAGCTGGTGCTTGCGGCACCCAGTTCGCTGGTTTCACGCAGCGGCGACACGGTGTTGACCGCCAAGGTAAAAACCCGGATGGTGGCCGAGAAGAACTTCGACGCTACGCGCATCAAGGTGGTGACCGAGAATGGCGTGGTGTATTTGATGGGGCTGGTGCAGCGTGCCACAGCGGCCATCGCCACCCAGATTGCCAGCGAGACCGGTGGTGTGCAGCGGGTGGTGACGCTGTATGAGTATACGGATTAA
- a CDS encoding ClpXP protease specificity-enhancing factor produces the protein MSSTTPTPAMTSSRPYLLRALYDWIVDNGLTPHLLANATAPGVRVPGQYVKEGRIVLNIAPRAAQDLQLGSECIDFSARFGGVATGISVPVSAVLGIYAAENGQGMVFNNEEGSTPPPPEGTPAPARKPKLKLVT, from the coding sequence ATGAGTAGTACTACACCCACGCCCGCAATGACCTCGAGTCGACCTTACCTGTTGCGCGCGCTGTATGACTGGATCGTGGATAATGGCCTTACCCCGCACTTGCTGGCCAATGCCACGGCGCCCGGGGTACGAGTGCCGGGGCAGTACGTGAAAGAGGGTCGCATTGTACTCAATATCGCCCCGCGCGCAGCACAAGACCTGCAGCTAGGCAGCGAATGCATCGACTTCAGCGCCCGTTTCGGCGGCGTTGCTACAGGCATCAGCGTACCCGTGTCCGCCGTACTGGGTATTTATGCTGCGGAAAACGGTCAGGGCATGGTCTTCAACAACGAAGAAGGCAGCACCCCGCCGCCCCCGGAGGGGACGCCAGCACCCGCCCGCAAACCCAAACTCAAGCTGGTGACTTAA
- a CDS encoding glutathione S-transferase N-terminal domain-containing protein gives MALYSGTDCPYSHRTRIVLYEKNISAEVIIVTEGNTPPELAGLNPYHTLPVLIDRDLTLYHSPVIMDYMDERFPHPPLMPIDPISRARTRLILYRIERDWYSLLEVLEGKPERHLATRTRKALRESLTISAPLFAQKPFFLSDEMSMVDCSLAPLLWRLPYYGVDLPTQARAVEQYGKRLFAREAFQTSLTETEREMRAP, from the coding sequence ATGGCCTTGTACTCCGGGACTGATTGCCCATACAGCCACCGCACCCGTATCGTGCTGTACGAAAAAAACATCAGCGCGGAGGTCATCATTGTCACTGAGGGAAATACCCCGCCCGAACTGGCCGGCCTCAACCCCTACCATACCCTGCCGGTGCTGATTGACCGCGACCTCACACTCTACCATTCGCCCGTCATCATGGACTACATGGATGAGCGCTTCCCGCATCCGCCGCTCATGCCCATAGACCCGATATCCCGCGCCCGTACGCGTCTTATCCTGTACCGGATCGAGCGCGACTGGTACAGCCTGTTGGAAGTGCTGGAGGGCAAACCTGAGCGACACCTGGCGACGCGCACACGCAAGGCCTTGCGCGAGAGCCTGACAATCAGTGCACCGCTGTTTGCGCAAAAGCCTTTTTTCCTGAGCGATGAAATGTCCATGGTGGACTGTAGTCTGGCCCCTTTGCTGTGGCGCCTGCCGTACTACGGAGTTGATCTCCCCACCCAGGCCAGGGCGGTAGAGCAGTACGGCAAAAGGCTGTTTGCACGCGAGGCCTTTCAGACCAGCCTTACCGAGACTGAGCGCGAGATGCGCGCACCTTGA
- a CDS encoding cytochrome c3 family protein, whose protein sequence is MEIYAMRWIQLNGAKGGQWQQVNAALLMALALLWVFPAQAEPGVPASIKYPVAPEGSHAGKDVEQPIEFPHDVHTAVNKINCLYCHTYARRSKVAGIPPTSKCMGCHNMIATDKERIQKLTEYWEKKESVPWKKVHDMPDFVHFTHERHLKKFIFDNEELAENMSVDTVAPVCEVCHGDLRTMTVAKKVKPLTMGWCVSCHEANGGPGDCWACHK, encoded by the coding sequence GTGGAGATTTACGCAATGCGATGGATTCAGTTGAATGGAGCAAAAGGTGGGCAGTGGCAGCAAGTGAACGCTGCGCTGTTGATGGCGCTGGCGCTGCTGTGGGTGTTCCCGGCGCAGGCCGAGCCAGGCGTCCCCGCGAGCATCAAATACCCTGTAGCGCCCGAGGGTAGCCATGCGGGCAAGGATGTGGAGCAGCCGATAGAGTTCCCGCATGATGTCCACACGGCTGTTAACAAGATCAACTGTCTTTACTGCCACACCTATGCCCGCCGCAGCAAAGTGGCCGGCATTCCCCCCACCAGCAAGTGCATGGGCTGCCACAACATGATTGCGACGGACAAGGAGCGCATTCAAAAGTTGACCGAGTACTGGGAAAAGAAAGAGTCGGTGCCGTGGAAGAAAGTGCACGACATGCCGGATTTCGTGCATTTCACGCATGAAAGGCACCTGAAAAAATTCATCTTTGATAATGAAGAGCTGGCAGAGAATATGTCCGTGGACACAGTGGCCCCGGTGTGTGAGGTATGCCACGGCGATCTGCGTACCATGACGGTGGCCAAGAAGGTCAAACCCCTGACCATGGGCTGGTGCGTGTCCTGTCATGAGGCCAACGGTGGGCCGGGCGACTGCTGGGCGTGTCATAAATAA
- a CDS encoding molybdopterin-dependent oxidoreductase — MSGKEIKPHTSDIDATQTAGVPLPRLKRRDFLRMMGWGTVGVTLAGCDLPSTVTLEEGEETVVSYLSPEEYVIPGVGVWYASICLQCPAGCGIHGRVREGRALKLEGNPESPVNRGKLCQMGQAGVQAHYNPDRLRGPQARKDGKLVDISWDEAWQLLGEKVGAATDGARVAWFTGTISGHQAALVGEHLSALGSTHQYAHEAINNAVGRAVNQDMLGEAAPGLVFDKAKLIVSFGADFLGTWVSPVHFATEYGKFRAGQRGVLVVAEPKMSLTGANADLWLAVRPGTEGVLALGIAHVLMQSGVTVPEAARAAVEAYAPAKAAEITGVSVQRIEQIAALLQKNSPSLVLAGATVEGQEQGYQAASAIMLLNIMLDNVGQTIVARGAFPFPQLAPRPGNTRDLVAFTVAAKNKALDVAIFCGTNPVYTAPAALGLTEGLQNIPFKVVLAQVPDETAMQADLLLPVASTLEDWGTHVAEQQAEQGVITFQQPLMENLYPGVPGVGDVLLKLLKLRVAGNYDAFADYYAYLQSAIAALPDSYKEFGVSNQQMWEQTLQKGLLKVESAAGSLTTRVGAISLSESTTDAEYPLRLIPSPRLGLWDGRHANIPWLQEAPDQISKVVWDSWAEIHPTTAAKLGVQEGDVLEIASAHGSLKVKAYLFKGVHPDAIAVPLGQGHDESFGRFARMAQGVNPLKIVGAATEAHTGELALYGTPVKATRTGVNEQLVKEGYNNISQRGQKMVATISADQFRRTEGA; from the coding sequence ATGAGCGGTAAAGAGATCAAACCCCACACCTCCGATATTGACGCAACCCAAACTGCGGGTGTCCCGCTGCCGCGTCTCAAGCGCAGGGATTTTCTGAGAATGATGGGTTGGGGCACGGTGGGCGTGACGCTTGCCGGTTGCGATCTGCCATCGACCGTGACGCTGGAAGAGGGCGAAGAGACCGTCGTGTCCTATCTGTCCCCGGAGGAGTATGTCATTCCGGGCGTGGGCGTGTGGTATGCCTCGATTTGTCTTCAATGCCCGGCCGGTTGCGGCATTCATGGTCGGGTGCGTGAGGGTCGTGCGCTCAAGCTGGAGGGCAACCCGGAGTCGCCGGTCAATCGCGGCAAGCTGTGCCAGATGGGCCAGGCCGGCGTGCAGGCGCATTACAACCCCGACCGCCTGCGCGGGCCGCAGGCGCGCAAGGACGGCAAACTCGTTGATATCAGCTGGGACGAGGCCTGGCAGCTGCTGGGTGAAAAAGTAGGCGCTGCTACCGATGGCGCGCGGGTGGCCTGGTTCACCGGCACCATCAGCGGACATCAGGCGGCGCTGGTCGGGGAGCATCTGAGTGCGCTCGGCTCCACCCACCAGTATGCTCACGAAGCCATCAATAACGCGGTTGGCCGCGCGGTCAATCAGGACATGCTGGGCGAGGCCGCACCGGGTCTGGTGTTCGACAAGGCCAAGCTCATTGTTTCGTTTGGCGCGGACTTCCTCGGCACCTGGGTTTCCCCGGTGCATTTTGCCACCGAATACGGCAAGTTCCGCGCCGGTCAGCGCGGTGTGCTGGTGGTGGCCGAACCCAAGATGTCACTCACCGGCGCCAACGCAGATTTGTGGCTGGCCGTGCGGCCGGGTACCGAAGGTGTGCTGGCGCTGGGTATCGCCCATGTGTTGATGCAGTCCGGCGTAACTGTGCCTGAGGCCGCGCGTGCCGCTGTCGAAGCCTATGCGCCTGCCAAGGCGGCTGAGATCACCGGCGTTTCCGTGCAGCGCATTGAGCAAATCGCAGCCCTGTTGCAGAAGAACAGCCCCAGCCTGGTGCTGGCCGGTGCGACGGTAGAGGGCCAGGAGCAGGGTTATCAGGCGGCCTCTGCCATCATGCTGCTGAATATCATGTTGGACAATGTCGGCCAGACCATTGTCGCGCGCGGGGCGTTCCCCTTCCCGCAACTGGCGCCGCGCCCCGGCAATACCCGCGATCTGGTGGCATTTACCGTAGCGGCCAAGAACAAGGCGCTGGATGTCGCTATTTTCTGCGGTACCAACCCCGTATACACCGCGCCCGCCGCGCTGGGTTTGACGGAAGGCCTGCAAAATATTCCGTTCAAGGTGGTGTTGGCCCAGGTGCCGGATGAGACCGCGATGCAGGCGGATCTGCTGTTGCCGGTGGCCTCAACCCTGGAGGATTGGGGCACCCATGTTGCTGAACAACAGGCCGAGCAGGGTGTTATCACTTTCCAGCAGCCGCTGATGGAAAACCTGTATCCGGGTGTGCCGGGCGTGGGCGATGTGCTGCTCAAGCTGCTCAAGCTGCGCGTTGCCGGCAATTACGATGCCTTTGCCGATTACTATGCCTACCTGCAGAGCGCTATCGCTGCGCTGCCTGACAGCTACAAGGAGTTCGGTGTCAGCAACCAGCAGATGTGGGAGCAGACCCTGCAAAAAGGCTTATTGAAAGTAGAGAGCGCAGCCGGCAGCCTGACGACCCGCGTTGGCGCGATCAGTCTGAGCGAGTCCACCACCGATGCCGAGTATCCGTTACGCCTGATTCCGTCACCCCGGCTCGGCCTGTGGGACGGACGTCACGCCAATATTCCCTGGCTGCAGGAAGCCCCGGACCAGATCAGCAAGGTGGTGTGGGATTCCTGGGCCGAGATTCACCCGACAACTGCCGCCAAGCTCGGCGTGCAAGAGGGCGATGTGCTGGAGATCGCCTCGGCGCACGGCAGCCTCAAGGTCAAGGCGTATCTGTTCAAGGGTGTGCACCCGGATGCGATCGCGGTACCACTGGGCCAGGGGCACGACGAGAGCTTCGGCCGGTTTGCCAGAATGGCCCAGGGCGTGAATCCACTCAAGATCGTAGGTGCTGCCACAGAGGCACACACCGGCGAGCTCGCGTTGTATGGCACGCCAGTGAAGGCGACCCGCACTGGCGTGAATGAGCAGCTGGTCAAGGAAGGCTATAACAATATTTCGCAGCGCGGCCAGAAGATGGTGGCGACAATCTCGGCGGACCAGTTCCGGCGCACGGAAGGAGCGTAA
- a CDS encoding 4Fe-4S dicluster domain-containing protein, protein MSFKNMVSDWSQYRKGIEDGGFHNYEHRWGMAIDLNACIGCNACSTACYAENNLAVVGKDRYSKGQSMHWMRIERYWDEDQAAREFPDQGASFLPMLCQQCGAAPCEPVCPVSATYHTPDGLNAQVYNRCIGSRYCNNNCPYRVRYFNWYSYYESSWPEPLNMQLNPDLTVRDKGVMEKCTFCVQRIRVAKDKAKMDNRSLKDGEFTTACAQACPTSAIHFGDLLDPESDVSTLWNKHQVTRVDEQGRPRHKQNKQNKELRGYRVMEELNTDPSVMYLERVRETLA, encoded by the coding sequence ATGTCCTTTAAGAATATGGTGAGTGACTGGTCGCAATACCGCAAAGGTATCGAGGATGGCGGTTTTCACAACTATGAGCACCGCTGGGGTATGGCCATTGATCTCAATGCCTGCATCGGTTGCAATGCCTGCTCCACGGCCTGCTATGCGGAGAACAATCTTGCCGTGGTGGGCAAGGATCGCTACTCCAAGGGCCAGTCCATGCACTGGATGCGCATCGAGCGTTACTGGGACGAAGACCAGGCCGCGCGTGAATTTCCGGATCAGGGCGCCAGCTTCCTGCCCATGCTGTGTCAGCAGTGCGGTGCGGCACCGTGCGAACCGGTGTGCCCGGTGTCGGCCACCTACCACACCCCGGACGGCTTGAATGCGCAGGTCTATAACCGCTGCATCGGCTCGCGTTACTGCAACAACAACTGTCCCTACCGCGTACGTTATTTCAACTGGTACTCCTATTACGAATCCTCCTGGCCGGAACCGCTCAACATGCAGTTGAACCCCGACCTGACGGTGCGTGACAAGGGTGTGATGGAGAAGTGCACGTTCTGTGTGCAGCGCATCCGTGTCGCCAAGGACAAGGCCAAGATGGACAACCGCAGCCTCAAGGATGGCGAATTTACCACCGCCTGTGCCCAGGCCTGCCCGACCTCGGCCATCCACTTCGGCGACCTGCTGGATCCGGAGAGCGATGTCAGCACGCTGTGGAACAAGCACCAGGTCACGCGTGTGGATGAGCAAGGCCGTCCGCGCCACAAGCAGAACAAGCAGAACAAAGAGTTACGCGGCTACCGGGTCATGGAGGAGCTCAACACCGACCCATCCGTAATGTATCTGGAGCGCGTGCGCGAAACACTGGCGTAA
- the nrfD gene encoding NrfD/PsrC family molybdoenzyme membrane anchor subunit, giving the protein MATHDQEKDIREDLPWKQINTDILKSLESPRRGYWISLGVCIGLVMIAVVAEIYQYREGLGVAHLNNPQMWGLYIATFIFWIGMSHSGTLLSAILHIVHADWRKPIYRFAEAMTTFSLMTAAIFPIIHLGRVWNFYWVAPYVPARGTWPNFRSPLSWDAFAIFTYLTSSALFLFIGMIPDLAIARDNTTGWRKKLYTALALGWRGDDRQWRVFRKVYMLMACFLIPLAVSVHSIVSSDFAMSIMPGWHVTTFPPYFVAGALYSGCAAIITLFILLRYYFRWEEYMTLPIMEKICKLTFAIAMVWTYLNLVEFSSVWYGHDQVAKDVLLYRFTGDYAFWFWLMLFCGMVVPFALAFQRLRVHLPTMMVVSLVLNLGMWLERWMIVSPTLSTSYAPWQWSVMWPSMVQWGIVLGSFGWFGMLFLIFVKIFPSVSMYEVKEMVYHRKQESAKGRAHGAGGAAPAHSPSMKRDEQ; this is encoded by the coding sequence ATGGCAACACACGACCAGGAAAAAGACATTCGGGAAGATTTGCCCTGGAAGCAGATCAATACCGACATACTAAAGAGCCTGGAGAGTCCGCGACGCGGCTACTGGATTTCGCTCGGGGTATGCATCGGGCTGGTCATGATAGCGGTGGTGGCCGAGATATATCAGTACCGGGAGGGCCTGGGTGTCGCCCACCTGAATAATCCCCAGATGTGGGGTCTGTATATCGCCACCTTCATCTTCTGGATTGGCATGAGCCATTCGGGAACGCTGCTGTCGGCGATTCTGCATATCGTGCATGCCGACTGGCGCAAACCGATCTACCGCTTTGCCGAGGCGATGACCACGTTCTCGCTGATGACGGCCGCCATCTTCCCCATTATTCACCTGGGCCGGGTGTGGAATTTCTACTGGGTCGCGCCCTACGTGCCGGCACGTGGTACCTGGCCCAACTTCCGCTCACCCTTGTCGTGGGACGCGTTCGCCATCTTTACCTACCTGACTTCATCGGCCCTGTTCCTGTTTATCGGCATGATTCCCGATTTGGCCATTGCCCGTGACAACACCACCGGCTGGCGCAAGAAATTGTACACCGCGCTGGCGCTCGGCTGGCGCGGTGACGACCGCCAGTGGCGCGTATTCCGCAAGGTGTACATGCTGATGGCGTGCTTCCTGATTCCGCTCGCGGTATCGGTGCACTCCATCGTGTCGTCCGACTTTGCCATGTCGATCATGCCCGGCTGGCATGTGACCACCTTCCCGCCCTACTTCGTGGCAGGTGCCTTGTATTCCGGCTGCGCGGCGATCATTACGCTGTTCATTCTGCTGCGCTACTACTTCCGCTGGGAAGAGTACATGACGCTGCCGATCATGGAGAAGATCTGCAAGCTCACCTTTGCCATCGCCATGGTGTGGACCTACCTCAATCTGGTGGAGTTCTCCTCGGTCTGGTACGGCCATGACCAGGTCGCGAAGGATGTGCTGTTGTACCGCTTTACCGGCGACTATGCCTTCTGGTTCTGGCTGATGCTGTTCTGCGGCATGGTGGTTCCGTTTGCGCTCGCCTTCCAGCGTCTGCGCGTTCACCTGCCGACCATGATGGTGGTGTCACTGGTACTCAATTTGGGTATGTGGCTGGAGCGCTGGATGATTGTGTCGCCGACGCTGTCGACTTCCTATGCCCCGTGGCAGTGGAGTGTGATGTGGCCAAGCATGGTGCAGTGGGGCATTGTACTCGGCAGCTTCGGCTGGTTCGGCATGCTGTTCCTGATATTCGTCAAGATATTCCCGTCGGTGTCCATGTATGAAGTGAAGGAAATGGTCTATCACCGCAAGCAGGAATCTGCCAAGGGTCGTGCACACGGTGCCGGTGGTGCCGCACCCGCACACAGCCCCAGCATGAAGAGGGACGAACAATGA